The Peribacillus sp. FSL P2-0133 genome has a segment encoding these proteins:
- a CDS encoding Lrp/AsnC family transcriptional regulator produces the protein MHLNEEELEVLRIIENNSRIDMKDLAKMTDQSDSDIEITLKKLEDMRVIVRYLTVINWAKVDEYHGVTAMIDVKVTPKRGVGFDEVAKRIYKFKEVESVYLMSGAYDLSVIVEGRSMNEVASFVSEKLSTLDSVISTTTHFIMKKYKHDGTIFEQTEEDKRIVVSP, from the coding sequence ATGCACTTGAATGAAGAGGAATTGGAAGTCTTGAGAATCATTGAAAATAATAGCCGGATTGATATGAAGGATTTGGCTAAAATGACCGATCAATCAGATTCGGACATTGAAATTACATTGAAGAAATTAGAAGATATGCGGGTCATTGTCCGTTATTTAACAGTCATTAACTGGGCTAAAGTGGATGAATACCACGGTGTCACAGCGATGATCGATGTAAAAGTCACTCCAAAGCGCGGCGTCGGTTTCGATGAGGTCGCAAAAAGGATTTACAAATTCAAAGAAGTCGAGTCCGTTTATTTAATGTCTGGGGCTTATGATCTTTCGGTCATTGTCGAAGGACGTTCGATGAACGAAGTGGCAAGCTTTGTTTCGGAAAAGCTTTCGACACTGGATTCCGTCATTTCTACGACGACTCACTTCATTATGAAGAAATACAAGCATGATGGCACCATTTTCGAGCAAACTGAAGAAGATAAAAGGATAGTGGTGTCACCATGA
- a CDS encoding alpha/beta hydrolase codes for MESHTIKGVERVGNMEIYFEYDRIDDSLPTLVLLHGFLSSSFSFRKLVPYLIKEYNVISIDLPPFGQSGKDYRYTYSFRNIAKSVVMFLEGKDIRKFSTIGHSMGGQISLQLIKSYPELVDHAVLLAGSGYQPGYSEKMKMVSYLPFFSFGIKRYLQKSGIEKNLKNVVHDPALIDDEMRQGYLGPFIKKHDIFRALGRMLRDKEVDLLKEDLSDIHTPCLLIWGRHDRVVPLNIGQRLHEDLPNSKLVVLEDSGHLLPEEKPEEVYQLIKGFIGVATPT; via the coding sequence ATGGAAAGTCATACAATCAAAGGCGTCGAACGGGTGGGTAATATGGAAATCTATTTTGAATATGACCGAATCGATGATTCCCTCCCCACCCTTGTCCTGCTTCATGGATTTTTGTCGTCGAGCTTCAGTTTCCGTAAATTAGTGCCCTATTTAATCAAGGAATACAATGTGATTTCCATAGACCTCCCGCCATTCGGGCAAAGCGGAAAAGATTATCGATATACATATTCATTCCGGAACATCGCTAAATCCGTCGTTATGTTCTTAGAGGGAAAAGACATCAGGAAATTCAGCACCATCGGCCATTCCATGGGCGGGCAAATTTCCCTGCAGCTCATCAAATCATATCCCGAACTTGTCGACCATGCCGTTCTTCTTGCCGGTTCAGGCTATCAGCCCGGCTATTCGGAGAAAATGAAGATGGTCAGTTACCTGCCTTTCTTTTCATTCGGGATAAAACGGTATCTACAAAAATCAGGTATCGAAAAGAATTTGAAAAATGTCGTCCATGACCCGGCCTTGATTGACGATGAAATGCGGCAGGGATATCTAGGGCCCTTCATAAAGAAGCATGATATTTTCCGGGCATTAGGGAGGATGCTTCGGGATAAGGAAGTCGATTTGTTGAAGGAGGACCTTAGTGATATTCATACACCATGCCTGCTTATTTGGGGAAGGCATGATCGAGTGGTGCCATTGAATATTGGCCAAAGGCTCCATGAAGACCTGCCTAATTCCAAGCTTGTTGTGCTTGAGGATTCCGGGCACCTACTTCCAGAGGAGAAACCGGAAGAAGTGTATCAATTAATTAAAGGGTTTATTGGAGTGGCCACCCCAACGTAA
- a CDS encoding DUF1871 family protein — protein MDTQQMNLALVAVLQEWDPFKIGWDLYEPEIADTVIAIRDIDDPKELAEKIKSIYEFSFDESVQMKKCLEVAQKLLIIKNDASCSI, from the coding sequence ATGGATACACAGCAAATGAATTTAGCGTTGGTTGCCGTATTGCAAGAATGGGACCCATTCAAGATAGGATGGGATCTTTATGAGCCGGAAATTGCAGATACGGTCATAGCCATCCGGGATATAGATGACCCAAAGGAACTGGCGGAAAAAATAAAATCCATTTACGAGTTCTCGTTCGATGAATCCGTTCAGATGAAAAAGTGCCTGGAAGTTGCACAAAAGCTGCTCATCATAAAAAATGATGCCAGCTGTTCTATCTAA
- a CDS encoding PatB family C-S lyase, whose protein sequence is MDILNKSIFEEQINRENSGSAKWDKNSLTSLYGREDVLPMWVADMDFPSPEGIQKALMERLNHPIFGYTVPSETVFTEIQSWLRDRHSWQIDKEWISFSSGVVSAIGTTIQAFTNPGDKILLQSPVYTPFFDMIKNNDRVVVNSPLITEKDRFEIDFTDFEDKLKSGVKLFLFCSPHNPGGRVWTKDELLRIGELCEKYNVVIVSDEIHADLFHKTSRHYPIGSLSKNLADITVTLMAPSKTFNIAGLQASFLIASNEKLQKQLQKAQTKLAFHGLNIFALTAMEAAYREGLEWLEDMIGYIEENIKVAEEFIAAEIPSLHVMHPEASYLLWIDCRDLGLTDKEIKDRLIHQGKLALEPGSKYGPGGEGFVRMNLGCSRSVLMEGLKRLKLAFS, encoded by the coding sequence GTGGATATTTTGAACAAGTCAATATTCGAAGAACAAATAAACAGGGAAAATTCAGGGTCTGCAAAATGGGATAAAAACTCGCTCACATCATTGTATGGGCGCGAAGATGTTCTCCCGATGTGGGTTGCCGATATGGACTTCCCATCTCCTGAGGGCATTCAAAAGGCATTGATGGAACGTTTGAACCATCCAATTTTCGGATATACGGTCCCTTCTGAAACGGTTTTCACCGAAATTCAAAGCTGGCTTAGAGACCGGCACTCCTGGCAAATCGATAAAGAGTGGATTTCATTTAGCTCTGGCGTCGTTTCTGCAATCGGTACAACAATCCAAGCATTCACAAACCCGGGCGATAAAATATTGTTACAATCTCCAGTCTATACCCCATTTTTTGATATGATCAAAAACAATGACCGGGTAGTGGTCAATAGTCCCCTTATCACGGAAAAGGACCGCTTCGAGATTGATTTCACCGATTTTGAGGACAAGCTGAAAAGCGGAGTGAAACTATTCCTTTTTTGCAGTCCGCATAACCCTGGCGGACGCGTTTGGACAAAGGACGAACTGTTACGAATCGGGGAGTTATGTGAAAAATATAATGTAGTCATCGTCAGTGATGAGATACATGCTGACTTATTCCATAAAACATCAAGGCATTATCCGATCGGCTCGCTTTCAAAAAATTTGGCCGACATAACCGTTACATTGATGGCGCCAAGCAAAACATTCAATATTGCCGGCCTTCAGGCTTCATTCCTGATTGCCAGTAATGAAAAATTGCAGAAGCAACTGCAAAAGGCGCAAACGAAACTGGCCTTCCATGGTCTTAACATCTTTGCCTTAACAGCAATGGAAGCCGCGTATCGAGAGGGCTTGGAATGGCTTGAAGACATGATTGGCTACATTGAGGAAAATATAAAAGTGGCAGAGGAATTCATTGCTGCTGAAATTCCTTCACTGCATGTCATGCATCCGGAAGCCTCTTACCTTTTATGGATTGACTGCCGTGATCTTGGATTGACCGACAAGGAAATCAAGGATCGACTGATCCATCAAGGGAAGCTCGCATTGGAACCTGGTTCAAAATATGGACCTGGCGGAGAAGGTTTCGTCCGAATGAATCTCGGTTGTTCACGCAGCGTCCTGATGGAAGGGCTAAAACGTTTGAAATTGGCGTTTTCATAA
- a CDS encoding TraR/DksA C4-type zinc finger protein, translated as MLSNQQIKEFQQQLQQTKQELEDRLNDSGNHDLRRSLEDSTGELSSYDNHPGDEGTELYEREKDLALSEHDRDEIRDIERALSAIEAGEYGKCVVCSKEIPLERLNAIPTTTYCVEHTPSQETSDNRPVEEEVLGPPFGKFDYDDRHESVAYDAEDSWQDVASYGTSESPSDFVNPPNDYEDMYVESEENIGYVENYENFVGVDLYGKEITVYPNSQYEELKEELFEENIQTSFGDLPRYEHDPYVDEEKL; from the coding sequence ATGCTATCCAATCAGCAGATTAAAGAATTTCAACAGCAATTGCAGCAAACGAAGCAAGAGTTGGAAGACCGATTAAATGATTCAGGCAACCACGATTTAAGAAGAAGCTTGGAGGATTCGACAGGTGAGTTATCGAGTTACGATAATCATCCCGGAGATGAAGGAACTGAGTTATATGAACGGGAAAAGGATTTGGCCCTTTCCGAGCATGATCGGGATGAAATACGGGATATTGAACGAGCGCTTTCCGCCATCGAGGCAGGTGAGTATGGAAAGTGTGTGGTTTGTTCAAAGGAAATACCTCTTGAACGTTTGAATGCCATCCCTACCACTACTTATTGTGTCGAGCATACCCCATCGCAGGAAACTTCGGACAATCGGCCGGTGGAAGAGGAAGTGCTGGGACCCCCATTTGGAAAGTTCGATTATGATGACCGTCACGAATCGGTTGCATACGATGCGGAGGATTCTTGGCAGGATGTTGCCAGTTATGGAACATCTGAATCGCCTTCCGATTTTGTAAATCCGCCAAACGATTACGAAGATATGTATGTCGAGTCCGAAGAAAATATCGGATATGTCGAAAATTATGAAAATTTCGTTGGTGTGGATCTATACGGTAAAGAGATAACGGTTTATCCGAACTCCCAATATGAAGAATTGAAAGAAGAACTTTTTGAAGAAAATATTCAAACCTCGTTTGGGGATTTGCCACGATATGAGCATGATCCTTATGTCGATGAAGAGAAACTTTGA
- a CDS encoding PH domain-containing protein, translating into MFKKMAADALGLSDIGSVIKPADYDKVDADDYIMHEDGEKIYFLIKSKTDEYCFTNQAFIHLDGTSAISKKRTLTRYSYSQHNISNATLETAGTVDLDAEIKFSIGAKTFSIDVHKKFIEELKDLFKSLVKISEICHENEYALQYAQQSVNLASSTLNQVRTDGSQMAASFKEINSAAFEWLMDSRKKYHVKDFGFVFEKYINN; encoded by the coding sequence ATGTTTAAGAAAATGGCGGCGGATGCCCTTGGTCTTAGTGATATTGGAAGTGTGATTAAGCCTGCCGATTATGACAAGGTGGATGCAGATGACTATATCATGCATGAAGATGGGGAAAAAATTTATTTCCTGATCAAATCAAAAACCGATGAGTATTGTTTTACGAATCAAGCTTTCATACATTTGGACGGCACAAGTGCCATAAGCAAAAAGCGTACACTTACAAGGTATAGCTACAGCCAGCATAATATTTCCAACGCTACGCTTGAAACCGCAGGGACCGTGGATTTGGATGCGGAAATTAAATTTTCGATCGGTGCAAAGACTTTCTCGATTGATGTCCATAAGAAATTCATTGAAGAATTAAAAGACTTATTCAAATCACTCGTGAAAATATCGGAAATTTGCCATGAGAATGAGTATGCCCTTCAATATGCCCAGCAAAGCGTAAACCTTGCTTCTTCCACTTTGAACCAGGTTCGCACTGATGGAAGCCAAATGGCTGCAAGTTTCAAGGAAATTAATTCTGCAGCTTTCGAATGGTTGATGGACAGCCGGAAAAAGTACCATGTTAAAGATTTTGGATTTGTTTTCGAGAAATATATCAATAATTAA
- a CDS encoding GNAT family N-acetyltransferase — MQIIAKRMITADTVKDFFIQHWETTQVVFSRGLFHYAELEGFGVMDENEKIMGLGTYKLSDHVCQIISLNSEHENQGVGSSLLYVMENIAKEKNCHTIKAITTNDNLQALKFFQKRGYVISEIVKNAVEESRKIKPEIPFYSFDGIPIRDEIILEKYL; from the coding sequence ATGCAAATCATAGCGAAAAGAATGATTACGGCAGATACGGTTAAGGATTTTTTCATTCAGCATTGGGAGACGACTCAAGTCGTTTTTTCAAGAGGCTTGTTTCATTATGCGGAACTTGAGGGTTTTGGGGTGATGGACGAGAATGAAAAAATCATGGGGTTGGGAACATACAAATTATCCGACCATGTTTGTCAGATCATCTCTTTGAATAGTGAGCATGAGAATCAAGGTGTGGGCTCATCGTTGCTTTATGTGATGGAAAATATCGCTAAAGAAAAAAATTGCCATACTATTAAAGCGATTACAACGAACGATAATCTACAGGCATTGAAGTTTTTTCAAAAGCGTGGTTATGTCATTTCGGAAATCGTTAAAAATGCCGTTGAAGAATCACGGAAAATCAAGCCCGAAATACCATTTTACAGTTTTGATGGAATTCCGATCAGAGACGAGATAATACTGGAGAAATACTTATAA
- a CDS encoding peptidylprolyl isomerase has product MTNFPQLTSEVLENEKAVIMQTTMGDIKIKLFPELAPKTVENFLTHAENGYYEGIIFHRVIKDFMLQGGDPTGTGMGGESIWGTPFEDEFSMQLFNLRGALSMANAGPGTNGSQFFVVQAQHVDSRMGEQMKQAGYPEEIISAYMEQGGTPWLDHKHSVFGQVVEGMDVVDTIANVETVAGDKPAVDVVIKGITIL; this is encoded by the coding sequence ATGACAAACTTTCCACAATTAACAAGTGAAGTTTTGGAAAATGAAAAAGCGGTCATCATGCAAACGACGATGGGCGATATTAAAATTAAACTATTCCCTGAACTGGCTCCAAAGACAGTGGAGAATTTCTTGACACATGCTGAAAACGGTTATTACGAAGGAATCATCTTCCACCGTGTCATCAAGGATTTCATGCTTCAAGGCGGAGATCCGACAGGGACTGGAATGGGTGGAGAAAGTATCTGGGGAACTCCATTTGAGGACGAGTTCTCCATGCAGTTATTCAATTTGCGCGGAGCTCTTTCCATGGCTAATGCAGGCCCAGGAACAAACGGAAGCCAATTCTTCGTCGTACAAGCCCAGCATGTGGACAGCAGGATGGGTGAGCAAATGAAGCAAGCCGGTTATCCGGAGGAAATCATCAGTGCTTATATGGAACAAGGTGGCACACCATGGCTGGATCATAAACACTCTGTTTTTGGACAAGTGGTCGAAGGCATGGACGTTGTTGATACGATTGCTAACGTGGAGACAGTTGCGGGAGACAAGCCAGCAGTGGACGTGGTCATTAAAGGGATCACCATTTTATAA
- a CDS encoding kinase-associated lipoprotein B: MSEQDFKIGDKVTAIYKTGKYIGEVTDIRPAAYLVKVLAVLKHPMQGDLHNPKQTEVSMFHQRRALAFREQTNVPKNMVRNFDEEIPEYKESLREAVEKMKSTLSEAQTEWNEKSLHLLEDLAADYFK; the protein is encoded by the coding sequence ATGTCAGAACAGGATTTTAAGATCGGCGATAAGGTTACCGCCATATATAAAACTGGAAAATACATCGGGGAAGTCACCGATATCAGACCTGCTGCATATCTTGTTAAAGTGTTGGCTGTCTTGAAGCATCCCATGCAGGGAGATCTTCATAACCCGAAGCAAACGGAAGTGTCCATGTTCCATCAGCGGCGTGCTCTTGCATTCCGGGAGCAAACCAATGTACCAAAGAATATGGTAAGGAACTTTGATGAGGAGATTCCTGAGTATAAGGAATCCTTAAGAGAAGCAGTTGAGAAAATGAAAAGCACTTTAAGCGAAGCCCAAACGGAGTGGAATGAAAAAAGCTTACACTTGCTTGAAGATCTAGCGGCTGATTATTTCAAATAA
- the kapD gene encoding 3'-5' exonuclease KapD, with protein sequence MEEQQQYVFIDFEFTMPEGKANPVGFYPEIIEVGLVTVINETIQEQFSSFVNPMKFPVLTGRCKKFLNIAQDQVDRGISFEELVTLLKKIDEQHPTTIVTWGNMDMKVLRQNCQKAGLDFPFSGKQIDLCLEYKRFFGDQNQTGLWKAVQAYGKEGTGKHHRALDDAITTYNIFKLVEKDKSYMKNHEPTTIGDRIDLSKVLNHLAL encoded by the coding sequence ATGGAGGAACAACAGCAATATGTATTCATTGATTTTGAATTTACGATGCCGGAAGGAAAAGCCAATCCAGTAGGGTTTTATCCGGAAATCATTGAGGTTGGTTTAGTCACCGTCATTAATGAGACCATTCAGGAACAATTCTCATCTTTTGTTAACCCGATGAAATTTCCAGTTTTGACGGGAAGATGCAAGAAGTTCTTGAACATTGCACAGGATCAGGTGGACCGGGGGATTTCATTTGAAGAGCTGGTCACTTTATTGAAGAAAATAGATGAGCAGCACCCGACGACGATTGTTACCTGGGGAAATATGGACATGAAGGTGCTTCGCCAGAACTGTCAGAAAGCAGGGTTGGATTTCCCTTTTTCAGGGAAACAAATTGATCTTTGCCTGGAGTATAAACGCTTTTTCGGGGATCAAAACCAAACCGGACTTTGGAAAGCTGTACAGGCCTATGGCAAAGAAGGGACAGGCAAACATCACAGGGCGCTGGATGATGCCATTACGACATATAATATCTTTAAGTTAGTAGAGAAAGATAAAAGTTATATGAAAAATCATGAACCGACGACAATTGGCGATCGCATTGATTTATCAAAGGTATTGAATCATTTAGCGTTATAA
- a CDS encoding transglycosylase domain-containing protein, producing the protein MRTYLGYITIFLLVPILILFIFLSYQEWSSAQSPYHVLDEQILIESIKLAQNSYMKAANGKVISEISTGEKRTYLKLEDIPLFLENLFIVTEDQKFYDHAGVDISGISRALLINSQNKTIEQGGSTITQQLARNVYLSHDRTYNRKLSELIYAHQIERKKSKPEIMKLYLNAIYFSNGAYGIEAASQYYFSKPTGELSKAELAFLAAIPNNPENYNPLKHFDATKKRQERLLKQMVAEGDLEQDEYEKLIKSTIKLDLSTPVDLYPDYVTYVHQELKNLVASSEGLDNSLQSPDVAIRKQAEAELDKRVKKLLNSGVTIHTALDTKLQTQSKTAVQSKLGVNDIEGSLVVIQHHTHELVSLIGGKDYKKNSFNRAYQSYRQPGSAIKPLLDYAPYLEETDADINQLVSGASYCSNSYCPKNYSGDSYGMVTLRTAFAQSYNTPAIRLFEKTGVETSFKYLDAFDFKKVSEKDHHTSSAIGGFEYGMSPLELKNAYTSFNDGNYQPARAITKVTDQEGKVLYKWKDRSKEIWNKSTVAKMRQLLHETTLSGTARKAYFPTDYVGGKTGTTNDVKDMWFVGLTANYTTGVWVGRDKPSNLQSIYSQSPHVLIWKDISQTAE; encoded by the coding sequence ATGCGCACGTATCTTGGTTATATCACGATTTTCCTCTTAGTTCCCATATTGATCCTTTTCATTTTCCTTTCTTATCAGGAGTGGTCCTCAGCACAATCTCCCTATCATGTACTCGACGAGCAAATTCTCATTGAATCGATAAAACTGGCTCAGAATAGTTACATGAAGGCCGCAAATGGAAAGGTCATCAGTGAAATTTCCACTGGTGAGAAACGGACTTACCTAAAACTTGAAGACATCCCCCTTTTCCTGGAAAATCTGTTCATCGTTACAGAGGATCAGAAATTTTATGATCATGCAGGCGTTGACATATCCGGCATAAGCAGGGCGCTTCTTATCAATTCACAAAATAAAACAATCGAACAAGGCGGCAGTACCATTACCCAGCAACTGGCCAGGAATGTTTATCTCTCACATGATAGGACGTATAACCGAAAACTCAGTGAACTCATTTATGCCCATCAGATAGAGAGAAAAAAATCAAAACCGGAAATCATGAAGCTGTATTTGAATGCCATATATTTCAGTAATGGAGCTTATGGAATCGAAGCTGCTTCCCAATATTATTTCAGTAAACCTACTGGAGAGTTATCCAAGGCGGAACTTGCCTTCCTGGCCGCAATCCCCAATAATCCGGAAAACTATAATCCTCTTAAACATTTCGATGCGACGAAAAAGCGTCAGGAGAGATTACTGAAACAAATGGTGGCCGAAGGTGATTTAGAACAGGACGAGTACGAAAAGCTTATCAAAAGTACGATTAAATTAGACTTGTCCACCCCGGTCGACTTATATCCCGATTACGTGACGTATGTTCATCAGGAATTGAAAAACCTGGTGGCATCCTCCGAGGGTCTCGACAATTCCCTGCAAAGTCCCGATGTCGCTATACGTAAGCAGGCGGAAGCCGAGCTGGATAAAAGGGTAAAAAAGCTTTTGAATTCCGGTGTAACCATCCATACCGCCCTCGATACTAAACTGCAAACACAGTCAAAGACTGCTGTTCAATCAAAACTCGGTGTCAATGATATCGAGGGATCTTTAGTGGTTATACAGCATCATACGCACGAGCTTGTCTCTTTGATTGGGGGAAAGGATTATAAAAAAAATTCTTTCAATCGGGCATACCAAAGCTATAGGCAGCCAGGGTCAGCCATTAAGCCACTTCTCGATTATGCTCCCTATTTAGAAGAAACGGATGCTGACATCAATCAGCTCGTTAGCGGAGCAAGCTATTGCAGCAATAGCTATTGCCCAAAGAATTATAGCGGCGACAGCTACGGGATGGTCACACTAAGAACTGCCTTCGCTCAATCCTATAACACACCCGCCATAAGGCTTTTTGAAAAGACGGGGGTGGAAACGAGTTTCAAGTACCTGGATGCTTTCGACTTTAAAAAGGTGAGCGAAAAAGACCACCATACAAGTTCGGCCATAGGCGGATTCGAATATGGCATGAGTCCCCTTGAACTGAAGAATGCCTATACTTCCTTCAATGACGGAAACTATCAGCCAGCGCGCGCCATTACTAAAGTCACCGATCAAGAAGGTAAAGTCCTTTATAAATGGAAAGACCGTTCCAAGGAGATATGGAATAAAAGCACCGTAGCCAAGATGCGGCAGCTGCTCCACGAAACAACCCTTTCCGGGACAGCCCGCAAAGCCTACTTTCCTACGGATTATGTCGGCGGTAAAACCGGTACGACCAATGATGTGAAAGACATGTGGTTTGTCGGTCTGACAGCAAACTATACAACGGGGGTTTGGGTTGGAAGGGACAAACCATCCAATCTACAATCCATTTATTCACAATCACCCCATGTATTGATTTGGAAAGATATCAGCCAGACTGCCGAGTGA
- a CDS encoding DUF5366 family protein, translating to MKNTYLLSYLPIISILLFSLSFAVYGEMQMLKLFGNLGIYQGMLDFFSETGIKLALLIVLLLLFFMVFAALKLVSDTILELSLLFFSKDSEGKALNSVRKGSVIYVIGGACSLFSVQFIIGLGSIFIATNIVALIYFVNKLSPSLNLSRLVGLVFFPIFAWTALISIVAYAGLKLYNSVIASLPI from the coding sequence ATGAAAAACACATATTTACTTAGCTATTTACCAATCATTTCAATCTTATTATTCAGCCTCTCCTTTGCCGTTTATGGGGAAATGCAAATGCTCAAGTTATTTGGGAATTTGGGAATCTACCAAGGGATGCTAGATTTCTTTTCTGAAACCGGCATCAAGCTGGCGCTGCTGATCGTATTGCTCCTATTATTCTTCATGGTTTTTGCTGCATTGAAGCTGGTCTCCGATACGATATTGGAGCTGTCTTTATTATTCTTTTCCAAGGATTCGGAAGGTAAAGCCCTGAACAGTGTAAGAAAGGGATCTGTCATATATGTGATTGGCGGTGCCTGTTCATTGTTCAGTGTTCAATTCATCATCGGGCTTGGGTCGATCTTTATCGCAACGAATATCGTGGCTTTAATTTATTTTGTCAATAAGTTAAGCCCGAGCCTGAATTTATCGAGGCTGGTGGGATTGGTCTTCTTTCCAATCTTCGCTTGGACGGCACTGATTTCAATAGTCGCTTATGCGGGATTGAAGCTTTATAACAGCGTTATTGCAAGTCTTCCCATATAG